Sequence from the Prionailurus bengalensis isolate Pbe53 chromosome A3, Fcat_Pben_1.1_paternal_pri, whole genome shotgun sequence genome:
AAAATTTTGAACCcacagagaaataggaaaaatagtaGGATTACCCATATGTTCTTTACCTAGATTTATCAACTGTTAATGCAAGGgtgcttttgctctctcttccctgcttctgTATCTCTGTATAAATACAGACACATATTTTTATACTGAGATACTTGCGaataagttgcagacatcatgcTACTTCACACCTAAATACTTTAACATTTATCTTCTAAGAATTAGGACATTCTCCATAGTTTTCCATTATTAGATGCACCATTTTGCCCTCCTGCCAGTCATGTATGGGAGTTCCAGTTACCATCCTTTCCAAATCTTGCCCTtctcaatctttttaattttagatacaCTCATGGGTGTGCAGAGGTATCTCATTTGCTTTTCACCTGCATTTCCCTagtaaaaaatgattttgagCACCTTTTCAGAGGCTTTTTGGATATCCTCTTTAATAAAATGCCTCTTTTAGTccttttccaattaaaaaaaaaacaggtcatttgtatttttttactgatttataGGAGGGGCTTTTTATAATGTGAATATGAGTTTCTCTTAAATAGATGTAAAACGGATAGGCATTTGATTGACATTATTTCATGTATCGGCATAGTGTCTGGtattgcccattttttaaaaagagaaataatctagtGTCAGTATGGACAGTTATTCTGCCTGTGCAGAAGAGAGATAGTGtgttctaattaaaaaaaatttttttttcagtaactaaaacaaaggaaacacaTGAACAAGCAAAATGATAGTCCCACAAGTATTTATCTTCATTGTATAAATAGTCTTCCTTTTGGGCAACTGGACCTTTATATAGAAGCTGTTAGTATTTTAAGATAAGCAGCAGGATCTGCTGGGAACTGGatgataattctattttgtgGTGGTTATGACAAGGTGACACCATGGGTTCAAAGATGAGAGGCAAAGaacttcttccttttccaaagtCCTCCCAAAATACGGACAAGAAAGAGAGACTTTCTTGATGTAGTCAGAATGGTTGATTTATTGCTACAAGCGTGGTTGGCATTAACCCCAACATTTTAAATAAGGATTTTCCTAAGGCCACACTGACGTGGGTAGTCTCACTGTATTATAGATGATTTTGCAAGTGATTTTCATACAACTTATCTATGCTCATACACAAGGCTGCTCTCTGAGTTTCTTCTTGATGTTCATATTCAGATAAAATCTGATTAGACCAAAGGATGGCAGTAGCTGCAGCTAGCCAATACCATTTATGGCCTCCATGCCCATAGTCAAAACAGCTATTGGATTATGGTACCTTTCCAGTGAGTCTGGCCTCAGGCATCAGTTACTATTCAGTCTGAATTGATACTTGAGATAGAATCTATCTGCAGTCCCTAAGTGGAATGAACACAGTGGGCAGAGTTGGGAGCAGAAAATAAGGCTTTCTGTGGCTGAAATGCACAAGAAGGGGGTTAGAGAGTCATACCATATTCTCTTGGTAATGGGCCATGTGAAGCTTAAGGCCTGCCTATGGAGGTAtatcattttatcttcaaaaaaaatttttttaagttttcagcgGAATGGCAGTCCCCTTCTCCCCTGAAGGCTGCTTTCCTACCAGCCTGGTCGTGTGACCAACGTGCATCACCTGAATCCACACTGGCCAAAACTAGGTTATTTACCAAGCTGTGCACCATCTATAGAACCATTTTAGAAGACATTGTGGCACAGCTCTTTTTGTTTCATTACAGGGAAGTGTGTTCAACACCTGGAAACCCATGTGGGTTGTATTGTTAGAAGATGGAATTGAATTCTATAAGAAGAAAAGTGACAACAGCCCCAAAGGAATGATCCCCCTGAAAGGAAGCACACTGACTAGTCCTTGTCAAGACTTTGGCAAAAGGATGGTGAGTCAACATTCCTAGCCATGATGAACACCTTGTAATGCTCTGACATTTGAGCCTGTGTGTAGCCTACAATGTGAATGGTGCTCCCTGGGTCTGTTCTTCTTACCAACACCCATACTCAGCCCTAGGCATTTGGGTTTCTGTTGGCCAAGCACTTCCAGAATGGGGTTGACTCAACTACTGTGCTTCTAAGGGAACTCAGACCTTTGAAAGGAATCACTCTTAATGGgatgtgttttgatttttagtttgtgTTTAAGATCACTACGACCAAACAGCAGGACCACTTCTTCCAGGCAGCCTTCCTGGAAGAGAGAGATGCTTGGGTTCGAGACATCAAGAAGGCCATTAAATGCATTGAAGGAGGTCAGAAGTTTGCAAGGAAATCTACCAGGAGGTCCATTCGACTGCCAGAAACCGTTGACTTAGGGTGATTTTCTTTGCTTCACTCTACCCTCGTGCCCCCTCGCTATGGAAATCTCACAACAGATCCTGCTCCAAGGCTTGCTTTGGAGGCTGTATCCACTCCTCCAAGTTGATGCTGGCACTTGGTGTACTGAGATGTTTACATGAGTCTGAAGGAGTGATCATAGATTCTCCAAGGCCTAGCAGCTGAGGAGAGGAGCCTAATGCAGTATAAATTCCCTCATTTTGTGCAAACTTggtagaaagagagacagagagatagagagatagagacagagagagaatgcataatTGGATTTTTGAAGTAGCTATAATAAGTTAGTCTTGAAATAAAGGTTCAGGATCTCTAGATAGGCAGGAAAAGGCAAGTAAGGTTTCAAGTTCAAGTTCATGCATTTACACAGCCAGCAAGAGCCAGCCAGGGTGAACAACCATTCTGGGCAGAAGTCATTGGTGCCCTGACTTGGTTTAAATGGTCTTTTCTGTTGGCTGGTTTGGACTTGCAGGCGAGAGTTGTTACCTAAAGGTTTTTAGAGGCTCACAGGTAAACTCTGCCTCTGACAGGGGTTGGGAACAGGGTTTCTTCCTTCCTGAATGTTTCACATCTCCTACCACAAGAGCCTCTTTCCCTAGGAGTCTCTTCACTTCTTGctagttttgcttttgtgttgGACATATGCTGAAATGGGAGCCCTGCCAGGAAGAATTCCATGTTGGTTGCTTAACATGTCCAACAAGGATTCTGTTTACAAGATGGTGAGGGTTTCTGGGAGGGGACTAAAGAAACCCCTTATGCAAGCCCACCACAGGACTTGGCATATCACAGGGATTTAATAAAATTTGCGCTTTGAGCTTGGTGAGAATGAGCACCTTCTCTCACCAATAAAGCTTTTGGTAAAGACCCAAGAGGCAGTGCCTAGTCCAGCTGTAGTTGCTGGGAGGGGTTGTCAAGTGACCATGTTTCCAGCCACAGCTGTCAGTGTTATGTGGGGATGATGTTTGTGCTCCATGGAACCACAGGATACACAAAAACGGTCTTCTGTTTGTTGTCTGCAATTTCTCTGATAAGGCCATCTTTGGTTTATTACTTCAAGGCCAAAAATGAGAATTTGCCATCTCTCATAATTTTTAGAATAAGAGATAAGCTTAgcacaaattttctttcttggaggCAAATATCTACAACAGATGGTCTCTTGAAGGACACTTAAAGAAGTAAGACATGAGGATTGAGGGCAATTAAAGATCTAGAATGTGTATGAACAATTGGCCCCAGAAACCTCTCCTCTTGGCACCTAACTGGGGCAACTCTATTTCAGGCACTAAGAGTTATATCACCAAAGAGCTCAAAGAGCTTAATGTCTCTTCATGTAAGAGACATTAAATACCTTCCCAGCACATTTTGCTGAATGCTGTATAGGCTACAGAGTTAAACAAATATGAACCCAGCCCTTTAACTACTTTTGATCCAGTGGAGAGACCAGGCCCAGGGGCCACCTGAGGAGGGGGGAAACTTGTGATCATGGCAGGCCTTTCCAAGGTGGTGACTTCCAGAGAGGACTTGCCATTCTGAAAGACTCCCCACTCATCCATCTGTTTTCATGTCTGCACAGTGCCTTGTATCTGTCCATGAAAGACactgaaaaaggaataaaagagctGAATCTAGAGAAGGACAAGAAGATTTTTAATCACTGCTTCACAGGTAAAAGGCATGGCAGGTCTGAAATAGGGCAGCTGGGGAAGGCAATATGTAGTTCTCGCTCAGCCTTATGTGTGGGAGGGTGTATGAAGCATGGTGGGTGAATGGGGTCATAGAACTCAGGCTGGCGAACATGAGAATTGAATGTCCCCAGGgtggaagcagaaggaaagacagaaaagaactaTGCTGTTCAAGTTAAAGTTTTGGAAGTTCCAGCTAATCAGTCAAAGGGTCTCTCCACCCCTAACCCAAAATAAATGGCATTATGTTGAAACAGACACAGAGTTGAATAAGTTGATAAACAGGAATCAAGGTATACAATGTAAGATTTAAGTGACAATACTAGAGATGTGTGAGGCTGCACAGGATCCAGCATTAAGTGTCACAAATTTAGGTGGATGACATAGAGGTTAAAAACATATtctttggagccagactgccttaGTTAACATCCTAGCTCGGCCACTTACTTGCTATAAAACCTTAGGCCaataacttaacctctctgtgcttcacattccttgtctataaaatggcgATAATCACAGTGCACATACTTTACAGGCTCTCTGTAAtatgtttagaacagtgcctggtatacagtAAATACTATATGGTGTAAACTCTCAGGGTGGTTTTTATAATTAAGAAGTCACATGTCTGAACAGACAATTCTGagtccagaaaagagaaagaactcaggGGGCTGTTGAGACTCATAGAAGTAGAGGCTTAAATTTTACTCAAAGAGTTGGGTGGCATTTCATTAAGTATGGTGAGGACAAAGTTACGAGGCAGAGATATATGGAATATGcatccagaagaagaaaatgaccaGCCTAGCAGGGCTGATGGTTCATTAGGGGGCTAAATGGGACACGCAGTTGGGATTAGGTTGTTAGAAGCTGAGCATGCCTTACTTATGGTGACAGAAAAGATCAAGAGAGAAAATCTCTGAGAAGATACAACCGATGTAGAATCTTAGGGGATATCCAATCAATAGATACTTCACAAAAACCATTCAGGACAAAGTCAGGAAGTGTGATCTGCAGTAGCAGGGTAGTGTCCCGTAGGAATCAGCCTCAGAGAGTTAAGGTTGTAGCCTGTTAACATTAGAAAAGTCAGGGCTGAAATTTGGAATCAAGATACCAAGCCATGGGCAGTGGTAAGGGAAGCTGACAAGAGGAAGGCAGGGCCTTAACTCTAGCAGGATTGATGTCACTAAGACAGAGCCTCTAGCAAAGGAGACAAGGAAGAGGTTCTGAAATAGGTCTGGGGGCAAGGTCCAGGCCATACCTATTTCCTGTGTATGTGTTACTGAGTCCCAGAGTACAGGGCTAGAACTTCGTAAGTCCTCCCCACTGAAGGTCAGTATTAGTTCTAGAAATTCAGGTAGATCAAGTTTTTCTGTGGGAGTCAGGTGGTCTCAGTGGAGAAACAAGACTATGGCAGAGACTGGGACTCAGGCACTGCTGAAAAGTGATGGAGGACCTTGAATGTTGGACAAAAGGAAGACTGAACTTGTCTTTCAAGCTTCAGCATGCCTGGCTGAGTACATATGGACTCCAGGGTTAGAACACTTGAGTGAAGGGTCATTGCTGGTGTAACTCAGGCCTAAGGTCACTTAAACTCTCCaagtctcaattttctcattgctAAATGAGGTCTGTAATTACTCCCCTAGCACTTTCATAGGGTCACTATGAGGtttaaaagcagaaatgcagTATTAATTAGTTTATCCTTCTACAAAATAAAAGTGGGCAAAAGTGTCTCATATATGATATTCATGGCAGGCTCACTAACCAATGTTTCAAAGGTAGTATATCCTATTGCTCTTGCTTTGATGACCGGGAACCTATTGCCTGTTACGTTGGCTCCCTGGTTGTCTACATTTATACAGAATATGTCATTTTTCATGTAAAGCTTCAAAGTTGTAGCCTGCTAATAATCCGAATGATGGGTCAATTcccttttatcttctttaaaacaatttttttaatgtttatttttttgagagagagagaaggacatagtgcaagcgggggagaggcagacaccgaatatgaagcagattccaggctctgagctgtcagcacagagcctgatgctgggcttgagctcaccaactgtgagagcatgacctgagccaaagtcagatgctcaattgactgagccacccaggtgccccttcattgcCAGATTTCTTAGTATGCCATCTAAGCTTTCCCACTCAccctgtgtcttcctcactctctcttgtGTTCTTTCACCTTCTTTCCACCAACTTTGCCCTCTGCCCCCAAAAGGGGCTGCTTCGTGCCTGTGGGCCTCTGTTCCCATGCTGCTGCTTTATCAGCCTGTGCAGGTTCCTCTCAGCCCTGTTTTATGTGCTTGGCAAACATTTTACTCATGTTTTAAGCCTGAGCCCCAGGCCACTTCTCTTATGAATCTTTTCCCAACAGCGTAGACCAGCCCCCCACCCTACCCACCCGCTTCCACACCTTCCTGCAGATTTGACCTAGTAGCTCCACTGAACTGCATTGATCCATAGCAGAATGCTTGTTACAATCCTTAAGTACATCCCATCTCTCCCTTTTAGATTCCCTGAGGGGGAATCCCTAATATCCATCAAGGCACTTAGCAcctagtagatgctcaataagtgTCAATTCATTAGTGGAGTAAATGAGTGAGTTTGTAAAACCTATTTCTCTGATGTATGGATTGCTCCTTAAGGAGCATGTAGAAGTATTTATCCTGctggtttcatttttccttcttggaaTAACAGGGAAGATGAGACAAGTGAGACACTTGGGTGCTCTAGAGCTCTTCAGGGGTGACTATCAGTGGCTTGTTCTTTGGTAACTTGGTAGGGAGTGTTAACCTTCCCTCTGATGGTCCCATCCAGGCAACTGTGTCATCGACTGGCTGGTTTCCAATAAGTCTGTTCGGAATCGCCAGGAAGGCCTCATGATTGCCTCCTCGCTGCTCAATGAAGGGTACCTGCAGCCTGCTGGAGAACTGTCCAAGAATGCAGTGGATGGAACTGCTGAAAACCCTTTCCTGGACAACCCTGATGCCTTCTACTACTTTGTAAGTGAGAAATGCTACCCCTTTACTCTTCCTGTGATGAGGGCTGCCCTGCACAGATTCTAGGTTGGTTTTAGTTCATACCCATGTGTGCAAAAGAAAGGGCCCAGCCCTGTAGAGACTTGTTCACCTCTGCAATGCCTGCTATAtccactttaaagaaaaatattgtttactTGAATAGTTTCCtttaaagtgacttttaaaactttattctttttttttaatctgagagaaagagagagaacactgaaggggagaggggcagagggagagagagacagagagagacagaaagacagagagaatcttaagcaggctccatgctcagcacagagcccgacatggggttcagtctcacgaactgtgaaatcatgacctgagctgaaatcaagagttggatgctcaactgactgagacacccaggcacccaaaactttattcttattctaagcaataattaatttataaaaacctGTTAGGTCCTAGTACATTCCAGGCACTCTCCTAGACAGAAGAGATacagtggtgaaaaaaaaaaaaaataatgggcaaAAACTGCGGCCCTCAGGGAACTTCCTTTTTAGAGGGAGATCTGTAAAATCACAATGTGCTGGttgaatttttctaaatatatatattttttatttttttaaatgtttatttgtttttgagagagagagagacagagtgcaagcagggggagggcagaaagagagggagacacagaatccgaagcaggctccaggctctgagctatcagcacagagcccaacgtggagctcaaccatgagatcatgacctgagccgaagtcggatgcttaactgactgagtcacccaggcacccctacaatacGCTACTCTTAACACAAAATGTGTTCATCCacgtcccctcccccaaccatctTGTTTACCTCCATGTATGCTTACCACAGATTGGGAAATACTATATTGCACAATATGGACCTAAACTTGGGCCAAATAAGAAAACCAGTGACAGTGGATTTCTAGGGGGATTTTGGCAGTTTTGTTTCAATTTGGGGTCAGGGCATAAAAGGTAGGAAGCTATTTAAGGGAACTATCTTCTTACAAAAATGAAGTGAATATCCCCAAGAGAGTTTCATTTCACTTTGGGGGAAGTTCCACtgtcagtattttcttctttctagacCTTTGATCTGGTTGTTTATAGCCATTTAAATGTGAGATTCTAAAAATACCCACCAGAGTGGCTCTTCTTCCTCTGTATGGTTCATTACTTGATTATAGCTGAGCAAGGCCCAGTTTGCTCTTGACCTTAGAACATGAAGCTGGACACATCATGTTCTCAGTCTTCTCAAGGTGGAAGGGGCTGAGTGGTAAAGGTCATAATGGAGATTGTGTTATGCAGTGTCTTGTAAATTAGCTAACTCTACTTTCAAGGATATGGCCATGAGGTGCCAAGAGAAGGAAGGCTTTGAAGGAAGAAATGTGCTGAGCTAGACTTAGAATACAGTTTGCAGAACCCAAGAGGATGAAAGGATATTGACAAAATCACTCTTGAGTGGAGCATCTAGAAACAAGAAACAAGCATCTAGAGACAAGAAACAGGAAGAGGGGAAATGAGCTAACCAAGGACAACCTTTAAAGTTTAGGTCAGGATATGAACCACagtaggaaggagaaaaggaaaccaccCCAGTGgctggaggggaaagggaggggagaaggtaCAAGTAGCCATATGCCTAAGACTGGTAAATCAAACTTACTGCTTGGTTTCCCAACAGCCAGACAGCGGGTTCTTCTGTGAAGAGAATTCCAGTGATGACGATGTGATTCTGAAAGAAGAATTCAGAGGGGTCGTTATCAAGCAAGGATGTTTACTGAAACAGGTGAGTGGTCACCACTATTCTCTTCAGTCTTTTCCCCTTTAccagtttcttttaatttctaaattaaccAAATAGTATTTGGTTTGTTTGGCCAATACTCAACTAGAAAATGAGCCCTGCAGAGTGAAAGACAAAAAGCTAAGTAGATGATTGAAGTGACTTTAGGACAGGAGGACTGAGGCAGGTAGAGTAGAAGATGCACCTTGAAATGgggaaattcttcttttttttttttttaagtttgtgtattttaagagagagagagagagggtgtaaataggggagggagggagggagagagagagagagagagagagagagagagagagagagagagagaatcccaagtaggctccacactgtcagtgcagagcccacgaactgtgagatcatgacctgagccgaaatcaagagtcagacacttaaccgactgagccaggtgcctGGGGAAACTCTTCTTTTATGAATATCATGgggaaaagagatttaaaaaaaaaataataatgacctTTTCATTAGCTGGAAGAAATCAATTGTCCAAAAGGTGCCATCCAAAAGACAGAGATGTTTCACAGTAAAAGTACTTCCACTCGCCTATCCCTCCTTCTTGCAAGGTGACCAGGAAACAGGAATAGGCCACACTCAGAAGAGGAACATTACATACCATTGAACGCAAGGAAGTCATATTCTAGACCGTGGGTAGGTCATGGGGAGACCAAATCCAGGACATGCCTGAAGCCAACTCTGCAGGAGCTGCAGCAGACAAATGTCAGATCCAGTCAGGTGGCATGCACTCAGTCctgggcgcgggggggggggggggccataTGCAGTCACCAGGTCTCCACAGTCACAGGCCACTGTCAGTCTGGGAAGCAATGGCAGGGGTGAACCGGAGAGCTCTAGTTAGTTACCAGGTGCTAAGGCACAGAATGCCAAGAGGTAAGGGAATATAAGGGCTGGGGCTAAGTGAGGAAGCCAGGGACAACACCTGGTAGAGGAAAAAGCAACAGGAAGACATGAGAATATTCGGGGTGAAAAAAATTGATACTAGCATATGGTATCATAGAAACCAAAGCTGCTTCATAAGGCCGAGGTTTTAACTTCCTTGCTGTGCTGTGATCTGTCTTAAAGTCACTGCTTAGTATGTAACTGTGGGACTGAGATTTGACTTACGTCATGAGAGGACCTTGAACTTCCGAGGTGAAGAGGGACGAACCAAAGTTGACCATATactcacatttaaaaagaagaaatttgaacTAGTTGAGattaggtatagatatagattttgAGTTTTACTAGGGAAGGGGAGCATTAGTGTGAAACACTTACTTTAACATTAGGTTTTGAGAGAACAGGGTCCCAAAAGATAATTCTGCAAGGATTTAAAAAGAATTCACAGACTATTCTAATAACTTTATGACAGGGTGACCACTGACTAGATCAAAGGGGAAGTATAGGAGCAGGGCCAGCCT
This genomic interval carries:
- the PLEK gene encoding pleckstrin — translated: MEPKRIREGYLVKRGSVFNTWKPMWVVLLEDGIEFYKKKSDNSPKGMIPLKGSTLTSPCQDFGKRMFVFKITTTKQQDHFFQAAFLEERDAWVRDIKKAIKCIEGGQKFARKSTRRSIRLPETVDLGALYLSMKDTEKGIKELNLEKDKKIFNHCFTGNCVIDWLVSNKSVRNRQEGLMIASSLLNEGYLQPAGELSKNAVDGTAENPFLDNPDAFYYFPDSGFFCEENSSDDDVILKEEFRGVVIKQGCLLKQGHRRKNWKVRKFILREDPAYLHYYDPAGGEDPLGAIHLRGCVVTSVESNPDGRKSEEENLFEIITADEVHYFLQAATAKERTEWIKAIQVASRTGK